A single Cryomorphaceae bacterium DNA region contains:
- the recA gene encoding recombinase RecA, which yields MDEKEKAAKLKALRLTMDKLDKTYGKGAVMKMGDSAVENVDAIPSGSLSLDIALGIGGYPRGRVVEIYGPESSGKTTLTLHAIAEAQRQGGIAAFIDAEHAFDRFYAEKLGVDIENLYVAQPDNGEQALEIADNLIRSGAIDIIVIDSVAALTPKSEIEGEMGDSKVGLQARLMSQALRKLTGTINKTGCCCIFINQLREKIGVMFGNPETTTGGNALKFYSSVRLDIRRIGQIKDTDSVKGNRARVKVVKNKVAPPFRQAEFDIMYGEGISKSGEIVDLGVDHNVLQKSGSWYAYGDTKLGQGRDAVKNLLQDNPELSEEIEGKIRELINGAE from the coding sequence ATGGATGAAAAAGAAAAAGCAGCGAAATTAAAGGCGCTCAGGCTCACAATGGATAAGCTTGACAAGACCTACGGCAAAGGAGCAGTCATGAAGATGGGTGATTCTGCAGTAGAGAATGTTGACGCTATTCCTTCCGGCTCATTGAGCCTTGATATCGCACTCGGAATTGGAGGGTATCCACGAGGACGTGTAGTAGAGATCTACGGACCGGAATCATCAGGTAAGACAACACTCACTTTGCACGCCATCGCAGAGGCTCAACGTCAAGGAGGAATTGCGGCTTTCATTGACGCAGAGCACGCTTTTGATCGCTTCTATGCGGAGAAATTGGGTGTCGACATTGAGAACCTGTACGTCGCGCAACCAGATAATGGAGAACAAGCCTTGGAAATTGCGGATAACCTAATTCGTTCAGGAGCTATTGACATCATTGTCATCGACTCTGTTGCAGCACTAACACCTAAAAGTGAGATTGAAGGTGAAATGGGTGACTCCAAAGTGGGGCTTCAGGCGCGCTTGATGTCTCAAGCTCTTCGAAAGCTTACGGGGACCATTAATAAAACGGGATGCTGCTGCATCTTCATTAATCAGCTCCGTGAAAAGATTGGAGTGATGTTCGGTAACCCAGAGACCACAACTGGAGGAAATGCTCTTAAGTTCTATTCTTCGGTACGTTTGGATATCCGTCGCATCGGTCAAATTAAAGATACCGACAGTGTGAAAGGGAATCGAGCCAGAGTTAAAGTGGTTAAGAATAAGGTAGCTCCTCCTTTCCGCCAAGCCGAATTCGATATCATGTATGGTGAAGGAATCTCTAAATCCGGTGAAATCGTGGATTTAGGTGTGGACCACAATGTCCTACAAAAGAGTGGTTCGTGGTATGCCTATGGCGACACCAAACTCGGACAAGGTAGAGACGCAGTAAAGAATCTTCTTCAGGACAATCCGGAGCTCTCCGAGGAGATCGAAGGTAAAATCCGAGAACTGATTAATGGAGCTGAATGA
- a CDS encoding sigma-70 family RNA polymerase sigma factor — MHLKQCEDSALVKMYQGGNEQALEELVVRHRQRIYAYILTRVHDQDLAEDLFQDAFIKVIKTLKKGKYNEEGKFLPWVLRISHNLIIDHFRRNKRMPMMETTEDFDIFDVIADSGLSAENQIIKDQIIQDVRKLIQKLPPEQKEVLIMRHYAEMSFKDIAAQTDVSINTALGRMRYALINLRKLIAEHHMNMTMG; from the coding sequence ATGCACTTGAAGCAGTGTGAGGATTCTGCATTGGTAAAGATGTACCAAGGCGGAAATGAGCAAGCGCTAGAAGAATTGGTCGTACGCCACAGACAGCGTATCTACGCGTACATTTTGACTCGGGTCCACGACCAAGATTTAGCCGAGGATTTATTTCAAGATGCCTTCATCAAGGTGATTAAGACCTTGAAGAAAGGAAAGTACAACGAGGAAGGTAAGTTTCTTCCCTGGGTGTTGCGGATATCGCACAACCTCATTATCGACCATTTCCGACGCAACAAGCGGATGCCGATGATGGAGACCACGGAAGACTTCGACATATTCGACGTCATCGCCGATTCAGGATTGAGCGCGGAGAATCAGATCATCAAAGATCAGATCATTCAAGACGTGCGCAAATTGATCCAGAAACTTCCCCCTGAGCAAAAAGAGGTGTTGATTATGCGCCACTATGCCGAGATGAGTTTCAAGGACATTGCGGCTCAAACGGATGTGAGTATTAACACCGCCCTTGGTCGTATGCGCTATGCATTGATCAACTTGAGAAAGCTGATTGCAGAGCATCATATGAACATGACCATGGGGTGA
- the bcp gene encoding thioredoxin-dependent thiol peroxidase — translation MSELKEGTAAPEFNGVDQNGASVSLADLSGKKVILYFYPKDDTPGCTAEACSLRDYYSELKEKGFEVIGVSADNEKKHAKFVEKYDLPFRLIADTEKEVINAYGAWGLKKFMGHEYEGIIRKTFVIDESGVIERVFDKVKTKAHAEQILESYAS, via the coding sequence ATGAGTGAATTGAAAGAAGGTACGGCGGCCCCGGAATTTAATGGAGTAGACCAAAATGGAGCCTCTGTTAGTCTTGCCGATTTGAGTGGTAAAAAAGTGATCCTCTATTTCTATCCCAAGGATGATACGCCTGGCTGTACAGCAGAGGCCTGCAGCTTGCGAGACTATTATTCTGAACTCAAAGAAAAGGGTTTTGAAGTGATAGGAGTAAGTGCCGACAATGAGAAGAAGCACGCCAAGTTCGTCGAGAAATACGATCTACCTTTTCGCTTAATCGCGGATACAGAAAAAGAGGTTATCAACGCATATGGAGCCTGGGGCCTCAAGAAATTCATGGGGCATGAATACGAAGGGATCATTCGCAAGACCTTTGTGATTGACGAATCAGGAGTTATTGAACGCGTCTTTGACAAAGTGAAAACCAAGGCACATGCGGAGCAGATTCTGGAGTCTTATGCTTCGTGA
- a CDS encoding heme NO-binding domain-containing protein, translated as MKGIVFSEFMELVEEKFGLETVDHLIETTELASGGAYTAVGTYPHSEMVSLVVALSQKSGIPVPDLLKVFGHHLFNTFNKNYSVFFEGVEHPYDLLEKIDNHIHVEVKKLYPDAELPRFETERNGKELLMTYTSERKMSDLALGLIEAAAQHYESDISMETENLTEDGSKVLIRLTDNA; from the coding sequence ATGAAAGGTATAGTGTTCTCAGAGTTTATGGAGTTGGTCGAAGAGAAATTCGGCCTAGAAACGGTAGATCATCTCATTGAGACTACAGAATTGGCCAGCGGAGGAGCCTACACAGCGGTGGGGACGTATCCGCATTCCGAGATGGTTTCTTTAGTTGTCGCCCTAAGTCAAAAATCCGGAATTCCTGTTCCCGATCTGTTGAAGGTCTTTGGTCATCACCTATTCAACACCTTCAATAAGAATTACTCTGTCTTCTTTGAAGGCGTGGAACATCCCTATGACCTCCTTGAAAAAATTGACAACCACATTCATGTAGAAGTCAAGAAACTCTATCCAGATGCAGAACTTCCTCGTTTCGAAACAGAGCGAAATGGGAAAGAGTTACTCATGACCTATACATCGGAACGAAAGATGTCTGATTTGGCCCTCGGTTTGATTGAAGCAGCTGCCCAGCATTATGAAAGCGATATTAGCATGGAGACCGAGAATCTCACTGAAGACGGTTCTAAAGTTCTGATTCGCTTGACGGACAACGCTTGA
- a CDS encoding tetratricopeptide repeat protein produces the protein MILRRLLILLAPILVWACSSEPKVEEAEESVVAAPIDSVRALVAQDSSNAQAYARLAILELQGRDLKAAQLAANTAIRLDSNDLYVLESFGDVYFVLNQTRKSRDSWTRCARLDEENVACRLKLAELYFAVRSYSEALERLNEVLLIEGRNPNALFLKGNVYKEMGDTANAATFIQAAIDANPEFYDAYEQLGVLYAAQGDSLAVVYYQKAIELRPNEPNIYYNLGVYHQAQEQWNRALEAYSSAVQVDPKHFNSHYNMGYIHVLLSVWNQGAVHFTDAINAKNDYYQAFYGRAYCFEMLGDVKRAKEDYERAVNMKVDYQPAREGLDRVERTMSVGQ, from the coding sequence ATGATTTTGCGTCGGCTTCTTATCCTATTAGCGCCCATACTTGTATGGGCTTGTTCTTCTGAGCCGAAGGTAGAAGAGGCGGAAGAGTCCGTCGTCGCTGCGCCCATAGATAGCGTTCGCGCCTTGGTTGCTCAAGACTCAAGCAATGCACAAGCTTATGCACGCTTGGCGATTTTGGAACTTCAAGGCCGTGATTTAAAAGCAGCTCAATTAGCTGCTAATACGGCTATTCGCTTAGATTCAAATGACTTGTATGTGCTGGAGTCTTTTGGAGATGTGTATTTCGTGCTCAATCAAACGCGAAAATCAAGAGACAGTTGGACGCGATGTGCACGACTTGATGAGGAGAACGTGGCCTGCAGACTCAAACTTGCCGAGCTATATTTTGCTGTTCGCAGTTATTCGGAGGCATTGGAACGGTTAAATGAAGTCCTCCTCATTGAAGGACGAAACCCTAACGCACTGTTTTTGAAAGGCAACGTGTACAAAGAGATGGGGGATACGGCGAACGCAGCTACCTTCATTCAGGCAGCCATCGATGCAAATCCGGAATTCTATGACGCCTATGAGCAACTCGGAGTACTGTACGCAGCTCAAGGAGATTCCTTAGCTGTAGTTTATTACCAAAAGGCCATTGAGCTGCGTCCAAATGAGCCCAATATCTATTATAACCTAGGTGTGTATCATCAAGCTCAAGAGCAATGGAATAGGGCTCTGGAGGCATATTCTTCAGCGGTTCAAGTAGACCCTAAGCATTTTAATAGCCATTACAACATGGGATACATACACGTTTTGTTGAGTGTATGGAATCAGGGAGCGGTCCATTTTACGGATGCTATCAATGCGAAAAATGACTATTACCAAGCGTTTTACGGCAGGGCGTACTGTTTTGAGATGCTCGGTGATGTGAAGCGAGCTAAAGAGGACTATGAGCGCGCTGTCAATATGAAAGTAGATTATCAGCCTGCTCGAGAAGGTTTGGACCGTGTAGAGCGGACCATGAGCGTTGGCCAATAA
- a CDS encoding AI-2E family transporter, whose translation MNQRTRQIIGGISVILFMILLWYVRSLVVYFICSAVLALVGRPLMNLFHKIQIKGKHIPSWLRALMVLATFIVFLVGLFSLLTPLIAQGVEIISNIEVKKVWEGLEPLRADAVAFLERYNLEAEALNNRAALEAPLSELLQVTDISSFMGGILGTFSGIVVAIFSISFITFFLLKDDYILTQMVYSLTPEKHMESMKRVLSNSQRLLSRYFIGLLIQISVVTLLLTIGLSIFGVKYALTIGFFAGIFNLIPYIGPIIGGTFALLISLLLNVELGFADNTGILAAQVLGTFIAVQLFDNIVSQPVIFSNSVLAHPLEIFLVISVAGTIGGVVGMIIAIPLYTLIRIVAKEFLTGFKVVRSLTTKL comes from the coding sequence ATGAATCAACGCACACGGCAAATCATCGGTGGAATTAGTGTTATCCTATTCATGATCCTCCTTTGGTATGTGCGTTCCCTTGTAGTCTATTTTATCTGCAGCGCCGTACTCGCTTTAGTCGGGAGACCGCTCATGAATCTTTTCCATAAAATTCAAATTAAGGGAAAACACATCCCTTCTTGGCTGAGAGCGTTGATGGTCTTGGCCACCTTTATCGTTTTTCTCGTAGGCCTTTTTAGCCTGCTGACCCCACTGATTGCTCAAGGCGTGGAGATCATATCCAATATCGAAGTCAAAAAAGTTTGGGAAGGGTTGGAGCCCTTACGGGCCGATGCGGTAGCTTTCTTGGAGCGCTATAACCTCGAGGCGGAAGCGCTCAACAATCGCGCAGCGCTTGAAGCTCCATTATCCGAGCTCCTACAGGTTACCGACATATCTTCATTCATGGGTGGAATTCTAGGAACCTTTAGTGGGATTGTCGTGGCCATTTTCTCCATCTCCTTCATTACATTTTTCCTCTTGAAGGACGATTACATCCTTACCCAGATGGTTTACTCTCTGACTCCCGAAAAGCACATGGAGTCCATGAAGCGCGTACTCTCTAACTCTCAGCGCCTCTTGTCTCGCTATTTCATTGGGCTTTTGATTCAGATAAGTGTGGTCACTTTATTGTTGACGATTGGCCTTTCCATATTTGGTGTCAAATATGCCTTGACTATTGGCTTCTTCGCCGGAATTTTCAACCTCATCCCGTATATCGGGCCCATTATCGGAGGAACCTTTGCCTTATTGATCAGCCTCTTGCTGAATGTCGAACTTGGTTTTGCTGATAATACCGGCATACTAGCCGCTCAGGTCCTCGGAACGTTCATCGCCGTGCAGCTTTTTGACAACATTGTTTCTCAGCCCGTAATTTTCAGCAATTCTGTTTTAGCCCACCCCCTAGAGATCTTTTTGGTGATTTCTGTGGCCGGAACCATTGGCGGAGTTGTCGGAATGATCATTGCCATTCCACTGTACACACTTATTCGGATTGTCGCGAAAGAATTCTTGACCGGATTTAAAGTCGTTCGCAGTCTGACGACTAAGCTCTAG
- a CDS encoding endonuclease III, with protein sequence MTKAEKVKYVMDELEKLFPETPVPLDHQDPYTLLVAVLLSAQCTDERVNKITPLLFDRADNPYDMAKVPVEEIKEIIRPCGLSPAKSKAISGLSQILTEQYLGEVPADLEKLEALPGVGHKTAQVVMAQSFGVPSFPVDTHIHRLMWRWGFSNGKSIAQTEKDAKRLFPKEKWNKLHLQIIFYGRQYSPARGFKPERDYITRTIGRKEFLKKNGYE encoded by the coding sequence ATGACCAAGGCTGAAAAAGTGAAGTACGTCATGGATGAGCTCGAAAAGCTCTTTCCTGAGACTCCTGTACCCCTAGATCACCAAGACCCCTATACTCTATTGGTCGCTGTATTGTTGAGTGCCCAATGCACCGATGAACGTGTCAATAAGATCACGCCATTGCTCTTTGATCGTGCCGACAACCCCTACGATATGGCCAAGGTCCCTGTAGAGGAAATCAAAGAAATCATACGGCCTTGTGGACTGAGTCCGGCAAAATCGAAAGCCATCAGCGGACTATCTCAAATATTAACCGAGCAGTACCTAGGAGAGGTGCCAGCGGACCTAGAAAAACTAGAAGCCTTGCCCGGAGTGGGCCACAAAACCGCACAAGTAGTTATGGCTCAAAGTTTTGGGGTACCCAGCTTCCCTGTAGACACCCACATACACCGATTGATGTGGAGGTGGGGTTTTTCTAACGGCAAGAGCATCGCACAGACCGAAAAAGATGCCAAGCGACTCTTCCCTAAAGAAAAATGGAACAAGCTTCACTTGCAGATCATATTCTACGGAAGGCAGTACAGCCCTGCGAGGGGATTCAAGCCTGAGCGGGATTACATCACGAGAACAATCGGTCGAAAGGAGTTCCTCAAGAAGAACGGCTACGAATAA
- the uvrA gene encoding excinuclease ABC subunit UvrA, with the protein MTADIESYNPKENILIKGARLHNLKNIDVVIPRNRLVVVTGLSGSGKSSLAFDTLYAEGQRRYVESLSSYARQFLGRLNKPEVEYIKGIAPAIAIEQKVNTRNPRSTVGTSTEIYDYLKLLYARIGRTFSPISGQEVQRHSVTDVVNAVAQMKDGTRIMVLAPVQLHAERNTEQQLKVLQQQGFARLRRDSGVDRIDDLLEQKVDIDWNSTYLVVDRLAARADDEDTQTRLADSVQTAFYEGKGICIIEEADEQKRTEYSNRFELDGMEFDEPSEHLFSFNNPYGACPKCEGYGSIIGIDEDLVVPNKGLSIYEDAIVCWKGEKMQEYKNDLILNAERFDFPIHRPYYELTDAQRELLWEGNGHFMGINAFFEYLESKSYKIQYRVMLSRYRGKTRCTSCKGRRLRKEAGYVQVDGHKITDLVELPIGELQPLMENLQLNEYEQGVSKRILIEITSRLRFLNQVGLDYLTLNRRSSTLSGGESQRINLATSLGSSLVGSMYILDEPSIGLHSKDTERLIEVLQSLRDLGNTVIVVEHDEDIMKAADLLIDIGPMAGTLGGELIFWGTHEELLTDQISLTGQYLTGKLEIPVPDVRRKGRNWVELHGARENNLRNINTKFPLEALTVVSGVSGSGKSTLIKDILYPALKKRLGGYAGRTGEFDGLGGSVDQLKEIEFVDQNPIGKSSRSNPVTYVKAYDEIRALYASQKLSKNRGYKAKHFSFNVEGGRCDNCEGEGEVQIEMQFMADVHLTCEVCKGQRFKDEILEVKVDGKNIYQVLEMTIDEAIDFFTANKHQKIADKLQPLQDVGLGYIHLGQSSSTLSGGEAQRVKLASFLSRGGNQGHTLFIFDEPTTGLHFHDILKLLDSFNALIAKGHSILIIEHNLDIIKCADWVIDLGPEGGVRGGNILFEGTPEGLVESGVGFTSGYLAEKL; encoded by the coding sequence ATGACCGCGGACATCGAATCCTACAACCCCAAAGAGAACATTCTCATTAAAGGGGCTCGGCTACACAACCTCAAGAATATTGACGTGGTCATTCCGCGTAACCGCTTGGTCGTAGTGACGGGACTTTCAGGTTCTGGCAAGTCTTCTCTGGCCTTTGACACCCTGTATGCGGAAGGGCAGCGCCGATACGTAGAAAGTCTCTCGAGCTACGCCCGTCAATTCTTAGGGCGACTCAATAAGCCGGAAGTTGAATACATTAAAGGTATTGCTCCGGCCATCGCTATTGAACAGAAGGTCAATACCCGGAACCCGCGTTCTACGGTAGGCACCAGCACGGAGATTTACGACTACCTCAAACTCCTATACGCGCGCATTGGACGCACCTTCTCCCCTATTAGCGGTCAGGAAGTTCAGCGACACAGCGTCACGGATGTGGTCAATGCCGTGGCTCAAATGAAGGATGGGACGCGGATCATGGTGCTCGCTCCAGTCCAGCTCCATGCTGAGCGGAACACGGAACAACAGTTAAAGGTACTGCAGCAGCAGGGTTTTGCGCGCCTACGGCGCGATAGCGGTGTCGACCGCATTGACGATCTCCTCGAACAAAAGGTGGACATCGACTGGAATTCAACCTACCTCGTCGTGGACCGTTTGGCCGCCCGGGCCGATGACGAAGACACTCAGACCCGCCTCGCGGATTCTGTTCAAACCGCCTTTTACGAAGGAAAAGGCATTTGCATCATTGAAGAAGCCGATGAGCAGAAAAGAACCGAATACAGCAATCGATTCGAACTCGACGGAATGGAGTTCGACGAACCATCCGAACATCTTTTCAGCTTCAACAACCCCTACGGAGCATGTCCCAAGTGCGAGGGTTATGGAAGCATTATAGGTATTGATGAAGATCTCGTAGTCCCAAATAAGGGCCTGAGTATATACGAGGATGCCATCGTGTGTTGGAAAGGAGAGAAAATGCAGGAATACAAGAACGATCTCATCCTGAATGCGGAGCGTTTTGACTTTCCGATTCACCGTCCATACTACGAACTCACTGATGCGCAACGCGAACTGCTCTGGGAAGGCAATGGGCATTTCATGGGCATCAACGCCTTCTTTGAATACTTAGAATCCAAGAGCTACAAGATCCAATACCGCGTCATGCTATCGCGTTATCGCGGCAAAACGCGCTGTACATCGTGTAAGGGAAGACGACTTCGTAAGGAAGCAGGATACGTCCAAGTCGATGGCCACAAAATCACGGACTTGGTCGAGCTACCTATTGGGGAGCTTCAGCCATTGATGGAAAACCTACAGCTCAATGAATACGAGCAAGGCGTGAGTAAGCGAATTCTGATTGAAATCACGAGTCGCCTTCGATTTCTCAATCAAGTGGGCTTGGACTACTTGACCCTGAATCGCCGCTCTTCTACCCTGTCGGGAGGAGAGTCTCAACGAATCAACCTAGCTACATCCTTGGGTTCTTCACTAGTCGGATCCATGTACATCTTGGACGAACCTTCTATTGGTTTGCACAGCAAGGATACCGAGCGCTTGATTGAAGTACTTCAGAGTCTGAGGGATTTGGGCAACACGGTCATTGTGGTGGAGCACGATGAGGACATTATGAAGGCCGCGGACTTGCTTATTGACATCGGCCCGATGGCGGGTACCCTGGGTGGTGAGCTTATTTTCTGGGGAACCCATGAGGAGCTGCTTACAGACCAAATCAGTCTGACGGGACAATACCTCACCGGCAAGCTGGAAATCCCCGTACCAGATGTTCGTCGAAAAGGACGCAATTGGGTGGAGCTCCATGGTGCCCGAGAGAATAACCTTCGAAACATCAATACGAAATTCCCACTTGAAGCACTCACAGTGGTTTCCGGGGTAAGCGGATCGGGAAAAAGTACTTTGATCAAAGACATTCTATACCCGGCTTTGAAGAAGCGCTTAGGGGGATATGCAGGGCGTACGGGCGAATTCGACGGGCTTGGAGGCAGTGTCGATCAATTGAAGGAAATCGAGTTTGTGGATCAGAATCCGATTGGAAAATCGAGCCGGTCCAACCCCGTGACCTATGTCAAGGCTTACGACGAAATCCGCGCACTATATGCCAGTCAGAAGCTGAGCAAGAACCGCGGCTATAAGGCCAAGCACTTCAGCTTCAACGTAGAAGGTGGCCGATGCGACAACTGTGAAGGTGAAGGTGAAGTGCAGATCGAAATGCAGTTCATGGCCGACGTTCACCTCACCTGCGAGGTTTGCAAAGGGCAACGCTTCAAGGATGAGATTCTAGAAGTGAAAGTGGACGGCAAGAATATCTACCAGGTCTTGGAAATGACCATCGATGAAGCCATCGACTTCTTTACCGCCAACAAGCATCAAAAGATTGCTGATAAATTACAGCCGCTTCAAGACGTCGGATTGGGTTATATCCATCTAGGACAAAGCTCTTCGACGCTATCGGGTGGTGAAGCTCAGCGGGTAAAGCTGGCGAGTTTCTTGAGCCGAGGCGGCAACCAAGGACATACCCTCTTCATTTTTGACGAGCCTACCACGGGTTTGCATTTCCACGACATCCTCAAGCTCTTGGATAGCTTCAATGCGCTGATCGCCAAAGGACACAGCATCTTGATCATCGAGCACAATCTAGACATCATTAAATGTGCTGATTGGGTGATTGATCTAGGACCAGAAGGCGGAGTCCGCGGTGGAAACATACTCTTTGAAGGCACCCCCGAAGGATTGGTTGAAAGCGGTGTTGGATTTACCTCCGGGTACCTAGCCGAAAAGCTGTAA
- a CDS encoding response regulator, translated as MSKEIDILKKALERERRARKEAENFLEERSLQLYRTNVELTELNKSLEEKVASRTQELEKQRNFYEAILNNIPADVVVADGNHRYMFINPKAVANKEVRDWMIGKDDFEYVEYRNKPRKIAEERREFFNRVKSARKTLEWTEELEGPKGKEYHLRRWYPVIEDDEIVMYIGYAIEITETVESRLELMDARDIAEKATLAKSEFLSKMSHEIRTPLNAIVGLTDILMQEDLEEEQEHYVHSMKYSADNLLGIVNEILDFSKIEAGKLTFETIPFDLRHSFKGIRQTFEFRLNELGIDFISEIDEDIPSLISGDRVKLNQIFLNLVGNAVKFTERGFIRTTAFLTKEEKDRIWLEFKVQDSGIGISPDRIDHVFDGFEQEGVDTTRKYGGTGLGLTITKKFIEGQGGSIRIESEKGKGSTFIFEMPFGRVSQDVIEASEPVSIEAKLIRPFRLLVAEDNIMNQLVLKKVLEAWNPEVTIVSNGEQALEEMKSNDYDLVFMDIQMPVKGGIETIQEWRKIEKEEDRNHLAVVALTADAFQESKLQALSAGMDDFLSKPIDLTELRRIISTYIGRADDQG; from the coding sequence TTGAGTAAAGAAATTGACATATTAAAAAAGGCTCTGGAGCGAGAACGCAGGGCTAGAAAAGAAGCAGAGAACTTTCTTGAAGAACGATCTCTACAACTCTATCGGACGAATGTTGAATTGACCGAACTCAACAAAAGTCTAGAGGAAAAGGTAGCCTCTCGTACTCAAGAACTCGAGAAACAGCGCAACTTCTACGAAGCAATCCTGAACAACATTCCGGCGGATGTAGTGGTCGCCGATGGTAATCATCGGTATATGTTCATCAACCCAAAGGCAGTAGCGAACAAAGAAGTCCGTGACTGGATGATCGGAAAAGACGACTTCGAGTATGTCGAGTACCGGAATAAGCCTCGCAAAATAGCGGAAGAACGTCGAGAATTCTTCAACAGGGTCAAGTCAGCGCGGAAAACATTGGAATGGACTGAAGAACTTGAAGGTCCTAAAGGAAAAGAGTATCACCTAAGGCGCTGGTATCCCGTTATTGAGGATGACGAAATTGTCATGTATATCGGATATGCCATTGAGATTACCGAGACGGTTGAGTCTAGGCTGGAGCTCATGGATGCGAGGGATATTGCCGAAAAGGCAACGCTAGCTAAAAGCGAATTCCTATCCAAGATGAGTCATGAGATTCGAACTCCATTGAATGCTATCGTTGGCCTTACGGACATTCTCATGCAAGAGGATTTGGAAGAGGAACAAGAACACTACGTTCATTCCATGAAGTACTCGGCGGACAATCTTCTTGGAATCGTCAATGAAATACTGGACTTCAGTAAGATTGAAGCAGGAAAGCTCACCTTTGAGACCATACCGTTCGATCTTCGTCATTCCTTCAAAGGGATTCGACAGACCTTTGAATTCCGCTTGAACGAACTGGGGATTGACTTTATCTCTGAAATCGACGAAGACATTCCGTCCTTGATTAGTGGAGATCGCGTTAAATTGAATCAGATTTTCTTGAATCTAGTCGGAAATGCCGTGAAGTTCACAGAGAGAGGATTCATCCGTACTACTGCCTTTCTAACCAAGGAAGAGAAAGATCGTATTTGGTTAGAGTTCAAGGTTCAAGACAGCGGAATCGGCATTAGTCCAGATAGAATTGACCACGTTTTTGATGGTTTCGAGCAAGAAGGAGTAGACACTACTCGCAAGTATGGAGGAACTGGTTTAGGCTTGACCATCACCAAAAAGTTCATCGAAGGCCAAGGGGGAAGCATTCGGATTGAGAGCGAAAAAGGCAAAGGCTCCACCTTCATTTTTGAAATGCCCTTTGGACGGGTTTCTCAAGATGTGATAGAGGCCTCAGAGCCCGTTTCTATCGAGGCGAAGTTGATTCGTCCTTTCCGTTTGTTGGTGGCTGAAGACAACATCATGAATCAGCTTGTTCTTAAAAAAGTCCTTGAGGCTTGGAACCCTGAGGTTACCATTGTCAGCAATGGTGAGCAAGCCCTGGAAGAGATGAAGTCCAATGACTATGACTTGGTCTTTATGGATATTCAAATGCCTGTAAAAGGAGGTATTGAAACAATACAGGAATGGCGGAAGATTGAGAAGGAAGAGGATCGAAACCACTTGGCTGTCGTCGCTTTAACAGCGGACGCTTTTCAAGAATCCAAACTACAAGCACTGAGTGCAGGGATGGATGACTTCCTTTCTAAACCGATTGATTTGACCGAATTGAGACGAATTATTTCAACCTACATCGGACGTGCTGATGACCAAGGCTGA
- a CDS encoding transcriptional regulator, translated as MLPDLDPLLHNQLRLSIISLLIGVEKADFNFLLEETKASKGNLSVQIKKLSEAGYIEVTKSFVNNYPKTECAMTKKGIKAFDTYVSGISKYLKK; from the coding sequence ATGCTGCCTGATCTCGACCCTTTATTGCACAATCAGCTTCGGCTCTCCATCATCTCTTTGTTGATTGGGGTGGAGAAGGCGGACTTTAATTTCCTTCTGGAGGAAACGAAGGCCTCCAAGGGAAACCTCAGCGTTCAAATCAAAAAGCTGAGTGAGGCGGGCTATATCGAAGTGACTAAGTCCTTTGTCAACAATTACCCGAAAACGGAATGTGCGATGACCAAAAAAGGCATCAAGGCCTTTGATACCTACGTTTCGGGAATTTCTAAATACTTGAAGAAGTAG